A portion of the Chromobacterium sp. IIBBL 290-4 genome contains these proteins:
- a CDS encoding aromatic ring-hydroxylating dioxygenase subunit alpha — protein MSDLASAQLLQASAAQLPVYTYFDPAFYAKEQELLFADAPQYYGHELMTPNPGDYHTLDWLGHGKMLKNVDGEIKLISNVCRHRQAIIYKGRGNGNHIVCNLHGWTYDAAGKLVGAPHFPETPCLNLNQTALTRWNGLLFDARRDIAADLAKLGVAKHMTFDGYAFHSTQSTEYDFNWKTFIEVYSEDYHVDPFHPGLGNFVDCADLKWEWGEQYHVQTVGVKNRLARAGSKVYGKWHEEVLRRYAEQQPEFGAIWLTYYPNIMVEWYPHVLVVSVVIPRGPEKCTVITEFYYPEDAVWFEPEFIEAEQAAYFETAKEDDEICYRMHEGRKALWMAGVSEVGPYQSPTEEGMLHFHEYYRWMMGSALAG, from the coding sequence ATGTCTGATCTGGCTTCTGCTCAACTGCTTCAAGCATCTGCAGCCCAGCTACCCGTTTATACCTATTTCGATCCCGCGTTCTACGCCAAGGAGCAGGAGCTGCTGTTCGCAGACGCGCCCCAGTACTATGGCCATGAGTTGATGACGCCCAATCCGGGCGACTATCACACGCTGGATTGGCTGGGCCATGGCAAAATGCTTAAAAACGTCGATGGCGAGATCAAGCTGATCTCCAACGTCTGCCGCCATCGACAGGCCATCATTTATAAAGGCCGCGGCAACGGCAATCATATCGTCTGCAACTTGCACGGCTGGACCTACGACGCCGCAGGCAAGCTGGTGGGCGCGCCGCACTTCCCGGAAACGCCATGCCTGAATCTGAATCAGACCGCGCTGACCCGCTGGAACGGCTTGTTGTTCGACGCGCGCCGCGATATCGCCGCCGATCTGGCCAAGCTGGGCGTCGCCAAGCACATGACCTTCGATGGCTATGCCTTTCATTCGACGCAGTCCACTGAATACGACTTCAACTGGAAGACCTTTATTGAAGTGTATTCGGAAGACTATCACGTCGACCCCTTCCACCCCGGCCTCGGCAATTTCGTCGATTGTGCGGATCTGAAGTGGGAGTGGGGCGAGCAATACCACGTGCAAACGGTGGGCGTGAAAAACCGCCTGGCGCGCGCCGGCTCCAAGGTATACGGCAAGTGGCACGAGGAAGTGCTGCGCCGCTATGCCGAACAGCAGCCGGAGTTCGGCGCCATCTGGTTGACCTACTACCCCAACATCATGGTGGAGTGGTATCCGCATGTGCTGGTGGTGAGCGTGGTGATTCCGCGCGGTCCGGAAAAGTGCACGGTGATCACCGAGTTTTACTATCCGGAAGACGCCGTGTGGTTCGAGCCGGAATTCATCGAGGCCGAGCAAGCGGCTTACTTTGAAACCGCCAAGGAAGACGACGAAATCTGCTATCGCATGCATGAGGGCCGCAAGGCCTTGTGGATGGCGGGCGTCAGCGAGGTGGGGCCGTACCAGTCGCCGACCGAGGAAGGCATGCTGCACTTCCACGAGTACTATCGGTGGATGATGGGCTCGGCATTGGCTGGCTGA